The Vigna unguiculata cultivar IT97K-499-35 chromosome 6, ASM411807v1, whole genome shotgun sequence genome contains a region encoding:
- the LOC114187413 gene encoding 50S ribosomal protein L34, chloroplastic-like, which produces MASLSLCIAAKAPTPLASLILNAPKPSSVSLNVSRSSFSNVRSPLLHCSFLSSPSHLSSPSSFTGLSLGLELTCNVGARRGKSGGLVVRAGKAALCQTKRNRSRKSLARTHGFRKRMSTPGGRAILRRRRAKGRKVLCTKTHPNSGK; this is translated from the exons ATGGCTTCCTTATCGCTTTGCATAGCCGCGAAAGCGCCCACTCCCTTAGCTTCTCTCATTCTGAATGCCCCAAAACCATCTTCGGTCTCTCTCAACGTTAGCCGCAGCAGTTTCTCCAACGTTCGTTCTCCTCTCCTCCATTGTTCCTTCCTCTCCTCTCCTTCCCATCTCTCTTCCCCTTCCTCCTTTACAG GGTTGTCACTTGGATTGGAGTTGACATGTAATGTTGGGGCGAGAAGAGGAAAAAGTGGTGGTTTGGTTGTGAGGGCAGGGAAGGCTGCTCTTTGTCAGACAAAGAGAAACAGATCAAGAAAATCATTGGCACGAACTCATGGTTTCCGCAAACGAATGAGCACACCAGGTGGAAGAGCTATTTTAAGACGACGACGTGCCAAGGGACGGAAAGTTCTTTGCACCAAGACTCATCCAAATAGTGGAAAGTAG